From the Prochlorococcus marinus str. AS9601 genome, the window TAATCTTACACTAGGGTTAACTGTTCCTCTATTAGCGATTTTGCTAATAGGTTTGATGGCGAGAAATTTTGTAGGGCGATGGCTATTAGAATTTGGAGAGGGCACTTTATCAAAAATTCCAGTAGCAGGAGCAGTTTATAAAACTCTTAAACAATTGCTGGAAACTTTCTTAAGTAATAAATCTAATAGATTTAGAAGAGTAGTTTTAGTTGAATATCCTCGTGAGGGACTTTATAGTGTAGGCTTTGTAACTGGAGATGTAGGACCTTCTCTACAGCCAGAATTGGAAGAAAAGTTACTTAGTGTTTTTATACCTACAGCACCAAACCCAACTACGGGATGGTATACACTCGTCCCTGAATCTTCTGTTAAGGATTTGGATATTTCTGTTGAAGATGCTTTTAGAACAATAATTTCTGCGGGGATAGTAAATCCAGATGAGAAAAATAATACTACAAATCCAACATTTTCAAAATTGTTTTCTCAATTACGAGCTTCCACTAATACTTCTTCTTAATTGATGCACAATAGATCCCTTTCTAGAGAATTGTCTTTAATTTCTCTTGGCCTGATAAAAGATAAAGGTGATTTTAAACTAAATAAATTTCAGATAGAAGAAATTATTGAATCCGCAATTGATTCACTGATAAACCATTGCAGAGAGGAGTTAGATAATTGCGAGTCAGAGTTGGAAAATGCCTCACAAAAAATATTAGATAGTGAATTGCAAGAAGGTGTTGATTCTTCTTATTCAAATGTTAGAGATGAGTTAAAAAAATCTCTGACAAAAATTGAAAATGTAATGAATACACTTTCAGTAACTTTAGATTTTCCCAAATTAATTATTTCTAGCGGTCAAATAGATATTAGAGAGGATGTGAATCAAAGGATTTGTAATATAATAAATAACCTTAAAAGTATTGATTCTGATATCGATCAAGTCATGGATGGTTGGAGATTAAAAAGATTACCACGAATTGATAGGGATATTTTGCGTTTAGCTTATGTTGACATCAATTTTTTGAATACTCCTGTCGCTGTTGCTTGTGATGAGGCTGTTAATTTAGCTAATAAATATAGTGATTTGAAAGGAAGAAAATTTATTAATGGCGTTTTAAGGAGATTACAAACAATTTCATTGTCATAATTATTTGATATAAATATATATATTGTTTAAAAATTTTAATTACGAATTATAGATAATAATGACAAATACTAATCCTGATAATTCTCGAG encodes:
- a CDS encoding DUF502 domain-containing protein → MVESNQNQDSNLGSRLQQDLKNDLIAGLLVVIPLATTIWLSSLVSKFVLTLVTSVPKQLNPFITLNPLLQDLINLTLGLTVPLLAILLIGLMARNFVGRWLLEFGEGTLSKIPVAGAVYKTLKQLLETFLSNKSNRFRRVVLVEYPREGLYSVGFVTGDVGPSLQPELEEKLLSVFIPTAPNPTTGWYTLVPESSVKDLDISVEDAFRTIISAGIVNPDEKNNTTNPTFSKLFSQLRASTNTSS
- the nusB gene encoding transcription antitermination factor NusB; the encoded protein is MHNRSLSRELSLISLGLIKDKGDFKLNKFQIEEIIESAIDSLINHCREELDNCESELENASQKILDSELQEGVDSSYSNVRDELKKSLTKIENVMNTLSVTLDFPKLIISSGQIDIREDVNQRICNIINNLKSIDSDIDQVMDGWRLKRLPRIDRDILRLAYVDINFLNTPVAVACDEAVNLANKYSDLKGRKFINGVLRRLQTISLS